One Polaribacter sp. KT25b DNA segment encodes these proteins:
- the rpsC gene encoding 30S ribosomal protein S3, with amino-acid sequence MGQKTNPIGNRLGIIRGWESNWYGGNDYGDKIAEDYKIREYVNARLSKASVSRVIIERTLKLVTVTITTARPGIIIGKGGQEVDKLKEELKKITGKEVQINIFEIKRPELDAKLVAVSVARQIENRISYKRATKMAIQATMRMNAEGIKIQISGRLNGAEMARSEHYKEGRIPLSTFRADIDYALVEAHTQYGRLGVKVWIMKGEVYGKRELSPLVGLSKKQSSGKGGDRSKRQQPRRRK; translated from the coding sequence ATGGGACAAAAAACTAATCCAATAGGAAATCGTTTAGGAATCATCAGAGGTTGGGAATCTAACTGGTATGGTGGTAATGACTACGGAGATAAAATTGCTGAAGATTATAAGATAAGAGAGTATGTAAATGCTAGATTATCTAAAGCAAGTGTTTCTAGAGTAATTATAGAGCGTACACTTAAACTTGTAACCGTTACTATCACTACTGCTAGACCTGGTATTATTATCGGTAAAGGTGGTCAAGAGGTAGACAAGTTAAAAGAAGAGCTTAAAAAAATTACAGGCAAAGAGGTTCAAATTAATATTTTTGAGATTAAACGTCCAGAATTAGATGCAAAATTAGTTGCAGTTAGTGTTGCTCGTCAAATTGAAAATAGAATTTCTTATAAGAGAGCTACTAAAATGGCAATTCAAGCTACAATGCGTATGAACGCAGAAGGGATTAAGATTCAGATATCTGGTCGTTTAAATGGAGCTGAAATGGCGCGTTCTGAACATTATAAAGAAGGTAGAATTCCTCTTTCTACTTTTAGAGCTGATATCGATTATGCACTTGTAGAAGCTCATACTCAATACGGAAGACTTGGAGTTAAAGTATGGATTATGAAGGGTGAGGTATATGGCAAAAGAGAATTATCTCCACTAGTTGGTTTGTCTAAGAAACAAAGCAGTGGTAAAGGAGGCGATAGATCTAAGCGCCAACAACCTCGAAGAAGAAAATAA
- the rplC gene encoding 50S ribosomal protein L3: MSGLIGRKIGMTSLFDENGKNIPCTVIEAGPCVVTQVRTEEVDGYSALQLGFDDKKSKSSNKALDGHFKKAGTTAKKKVVEFQGFEGEFKLGDSVTVEHFTEGEFVDVSGVSKGKGFQGVVKRHGFGGVGQATHGQHNRLRAPGSIGAASYPARVFKGMRMAGRMGGDKVKVQNLRVLKVVAEKNLLVVKGAVPGHKNAFVTIQR; the protein is encoded by the coding sequence ATGTCTGGGTTAATAGGAAGAAAAATTGGAATGACCAGTTTATTTGATGAAAACGGCAAGAATATTCCTTGTACGGTAATCGAAGCGGGTCCTTGCGTTGTCACTCAGGTCAGAACCGAAGAGGTTGACGGCTATAGTGCGTTGCAGCTTGGTTTCGATGACAAAAAATCAAAGAGTTCTAACAAAGCGTTAGATGGTCACTTTAAAAAAGCGGGTACCACAGCTAAAAAGAAAGTTGTTGAATTTCAAGGGTTTGAAGGTGAATTTAAGTTAGGGGATTCTGTTACAGTAGAACATTTTACTGAAGGAGAATTTGTTGATGTATCTGGTGTTTCAAAAGGAAAAGGTTTTCAAGGTGTTGTTAAACGTCACGGTTTTGGTGGTGTTGGTCAAGCAACTCATGGTCAACATAATCGTTTAAGAGCTCCAGGTTCTATTGGTGCTGCGTCATATCCTGCAAGAGTGTTTAAAGGGATGCGTATGGCCGGAAGAATGGGTGGAGATAAAGTGAAAGTACAAAACTTAAGAGTATTAAAAGTGGTTGCTGAAAAGAACTTACTTGTTGTTAAAGGAGCTGTTCCTGGACACAAAAATGCTTTTGTAACTATTCAGAGATAA
- the rplD gene encoding 50S ribosomal protein L4 has translation MEVAVLDITGKDTGRKVELSSDVFGIAPNDHAIYLDVKQYLANQRQGTHKSKERAEITGSTRKIKKQKGTGTARAGSIKSGVFRGGGRMFGPRPRSYSFKLNKNLKRLARKSALSIQTNDNNLMIIEDFNFEDPKTKNFVSVLKSLELDTKKSLFVLGNENTNVYLSSRNIKNSKVINVSEINTYGVLNANKVVITEGSLEEINTNLSK, from the coding sequence ATGGAAGTAGCAGTTTTAGATATTACAGGAAAAGATACAGGTAGGAAAGTTGAACTTTCTAGCGATGTATTTGGTATAGCACCTAATGATCATGCAATTTATTTAGATGTAAAACAGTATTTGGCTAATCAACGTCAAGGTACTCATAAATCTAAAGAAAGAGCAGAAATTACAGGTTCTACAAGAAAGATAAAAAAACAAAAAGGAACTGGTACTGCAAGAGCAGGTTCAATCAAGTCTGGAGTTTTTAGAGGTGGTGGTCGTATGTTTGGGCCAAGACCAAGAAGTTATTCTTTTAAATTGAATAAAAACTTAAAGCGTTTAGCGCGTAAGTCTGCTTTAAGTATTCAAACAAATGATAATAATTTAATGATTATAGAAGACTTTAATTTTGAAGACCCAAAGACTAAAAACTTTGTGAGTGTTTTAAAATCATTAGAGTTAGATACTAAAAAATCATTATTTGTGTTAGGTAATGAAAATACAAATGTTTATTTATCATCACGTAACATTAAGAATTCTAAAGTAATCAACGTTTCGGAAATAAATACTTATGGTGTTTTAAATGCTAATAAAGTTGTTATTACTGAAGGTTCTTTAGAAGAAATTAATACTAATTTAAGTAAATAG
- the rplB gene encoding 50S ribosomal protein L2 translates to MSVRKLKPITPGQRFRVVNGFDTITTDKPEKSLLAPKKRSGGRNSQGRMTTRNIGGGHKQRYRIIDFKRDKSGVPATVKTIEYDPNRTAFIALLNYADGEKRYVIAQNGLNVGQEIISGSGVSPEIGNSMPLSEIPLGTTISCIELHPGKGAVMARSAGSFAQLMARDGKYATVKLPSGETRLILLTCTAVIGVVSNSDHQLLVSGKAGRRRWLGRRPRVNAVRMNPVDHPMGGGEGRASGGHPRSRNGIPAKGFKTRSKTKASNKYIIERRKK, encoded by the coding sequence ATGTCAGTTAGAAAATTAAAACCAATAACACCAGGTCAGCGTTTTAGAGTTGTAAATGGGTTCGACACCATAACAACTGATAAGCCGGAGAAAAGTTTACTTGCTCCGAAAAAAAGATCTGGAGGTCGAAACAGTCAAGGTAGAATGACAACTCGTAACATAGGAGGTGGTCATAAACAAAGATATCGTATTATCGATTTTAAAAGAGATAAAAGCGGTGTTCCTGCTACAGTTAAAACAATAGAATACGATCCAAATCGTACTGCATTTATTGCTCTATTAAATTATGCTGATGGTGAAAAGCGTTATGTAATTGCACAAAACGGTTTAAATGTAGGTCAAGAAATTATTTCAGGATCAGGAGTTTCTCCAGAGATTGGTAATTCAATGCCTTTAAGTGAAATTCCTTTAGGAACTACAATTTCTTGTATAGAATTACATCCAGGTAAAGGAGCTGTAATGGCTCGTTCTGCTGGTTCTTTTGCTCAGTTAATGGCAAGAGATGGTAAATATGCAACTGTAAAATTACCTTCTGGTGAAACAAGATTAATCTTGTTAACATGTACAGCTGTAATTGGTGTTGTTTCTAATTCTGATCATCAATTATTGGTATCTGGTAAAGCAGGTAGAAGAAGATGGTTAGGTAGAAGACCAAGAGTAAATGCAGTAAGAATGAATCCTGTAGATCATCCAATGGGTGGTGGTGAAGGTCGTGCTTCTGGAGGTCATCCAAGATCTAGAAATGGTATTCCTGCTAAAGGATTTAAAACTAGATCTAAGACTAAGGCTAGTAATAAGTACATTATAGAACGTAGAAAGAAATAA
- the rpmC gene encoding 50S ribosomal protein L29 encodes MKQSEIKELSIADLKEKLGALQKNYTDLKMAHAITPLENPLQLRGLRRTVARIATELTKRELQ; translated from the coding sequence ATGAAACAATCAGAAATAAAAGAATTATCCATCGCAGATCTTAAAGAGAAGCTTGGAGCGTTGCAAAAGAATTATACTGATCTTAAAATGGCTCATGCAATAACTCCTTTAGAGAATCCATTGCAATTGAGAGGTTTAAGAAGAACTGTAGCAAGAATTGCAACAGAATTAACAAAAAGAGAATTACAATAA
- the rplX gene encoding 50S ribosomal protein L24: MKKFKIKSGDTVKVIAGDHKGSEGKVLQIIKDKDRVLVEGVNLVSKHTKPSAQNPQGGIVKKEASLHISNLMLVQDGVAVRVGYQVDGDTKTRISKKTKK; the protein is encoded by the coding sequence ATGAAGAAGTTCAAAATTAAATCAGGAGATACTGTAAAAGTAATTGCAGGAGATCACAAAGGATCTGAAGGTAAAGTTTTACAAATCATTAAGGATAAAGATAGAGTTTTAGTAGAAGGTGTAAACTTAGTTTCTAAGCACACTAAACCTAGCGCTCAAAATCCTCAAGGAGGTATTGTAAAAAAAGAAGCATCACTTCATATTTCTAACTTAATGTTAGTTCAAGATGGTGTAGCTGTAAGAGTAGGTTATCAAGTTGATGGAGATACTAAAACTAGAATCTCTAAAAAAACTAAAAAATAA
- the rplF gene encoding 50S ribosomal protein L6: MSRIGKNPVSISQGVDVNIVDSVITVKGKLGELSQTISDGIKLTIEDGIITFDRASESKDHKAQHGLMRALVSNMIEGVSKGWTKDLELVGVGYRASSQGQKLDLALGYSHNIVLELAPEVKVETISEKGKNPIIKLSSFDKQLVGQIAAKIRSFRAPEPYKGKGVKFVGELLRRKAGKSA; encoded by the coding sequence ATGAGTAGAATAGGAAAAAATCCCGTTAGCATTTCACAAGGTGTAGATGTAAACATAGTAGACAGTGTTATTACTGTTAAAGGAAAGTTAGGAGAATTATCTCAAACTATTTCTGATGGTATTAAACTTACAATTGAAGATGGTATTATCACATTTGATAGAGCATCAGAAAGTAAAGACCATAAAGCACAACATGGTTTAATGAGAGCTTTAGTTAGTAATATGATTGAAGGTGTAAGTAAAGGTTGGACTAAAGATTTAGAGTTGGTTGGAGTTGGTTATAGAGCTTCTAGTCAAGGTCAAAAATTAGATTTAGCTTTAGGTTATTCTCATAATATTGTTTTAGAATTAGCTCCTGAGGTTAAAGTTGAAACGATATCTGAGAAAGGGAAAAACCCAATCATTAAATTATCTTCATTTGATAAACAGTTAGTTGGTCAAATAGCTGCTAAGATTCGTTCTTTCAGAGCTCCAGAGCCTTATAAAGGAAAAGGAGTTAAGTTTGTTGGTGAATTATTAAGAAGAAAAGCAGGTAAATCTGCATAA
- the rpsH gene encoding 30S ribosomal protein S8, translated as MYTDPIADFLTRVRNAIAAGHRVVEVPASNLKKEMTKILFDQGYILSYQFNNDKVQGTIKIALKYDRETKESVIRKIQRISTPGLRKYVGSTEMPRVLNGLGIAIVSTSKGVMTNKKARQENVGGEVLCYVY; from the coding sequence ATGTATACAGATCCAATCGCGGATTTTCTTACTAGAGTAAGAAATGCAATCGCAGCAGGGCACAGAGTAGTGGAAGTTCCAGCTTCAAATTTGAAGAAGGAAATGACAAAAATTTTGTTTGATCAAGGGTATATTTTAAGCTATCAGTTTAATAATGATAAAGTTCAAGGAACTATCAAAATAGCTTTAAAATATGACAGAGAAACAAAAGAATCAGTAATTAGAAAAATTCAACGCATCAGTACACCAGGGTTACGTAAATATGTTGGCTCTACGGAGATGCCAAGAGTTTTAAACGGACTTGGAATTGCTATTGTTTCTACATCTAAAGGTGTAATGACAAATAAAAAAGCACGTCAAGAGAATGTTGGTGGAGAAGTTTTATGTTACGTTTATTAA
- the rpsN gene encoding 30S ribosomal protein S14 produces the protein MAKESMKARERKRAKTVAKYAEKRKALKEAGDYEALQKLPKNASPIRMHNRCKLTGRPKGYMRQFGISRVTFREMANQGLIPGVKKASW, from the coding sequence ATGGCTAAAGAATCAATGAAAGCTCGTGAACGTAAAAGAGCAAAAACAGTTGCAAAATATGCAGAAAAGAGAAAAGCTTTAAAAGAAGCTGGAGACTATGAAGCTTTGCAAAAATTACCAAAGAATGCTTCACCAATTAGAATGCATAATAGATGTAAATTAACTGGTCGTCCAAAAGGATATATGAGACAATTTGGTATTTCTCGTGTTACGTTTCGTGAAATGGCAAATCAAGGATTGATCCCAGGTGTTAAAAAAGCAAGTTGGTAG
- the rplO gene encoding 50S ribosomal protein L15 → MSLHNLTPAEGSVKKGKRIARGEGSGHGGTSTRGHKGQKSRSGYSRKIGFEGGQMPLQRRVPKFGFTNINRKEYQGINLDKLQSLVDDGKITDTVNLDILVAIGLASKNDLVKILGGGELKAKLNITVHKFTATAKAAIEAAGGEVVTL, encoded by the coding sequence ATGAGTTTACATAATTTAACACCAGCAGAAGGTTCCGTTAAAAAAGGAAAAAGAATTGCACGTGGAGAAGGTTCAGGTCATGGAGGTACTTCTACAAGAGGTCATAAAGGGCAAAAATCTCGTTCAGGTTATTCTAGAAAAATAGGTTTTGAAGGAGGTCAAATGCCACTTCAAAGACGTGTACCAAAATTTGGTTTCACTAACATAAACCGTAAAGAATATCAAGGTATCAATTTAGATAAATTACAATCTTTAGTTGATGATGGAAAGATAACAGATACAGTTAATTTAGATATTTTAGTTGCTATTGGTTTAGCAAGTAAAAACGACTTAGTAAAAATACTAGGTGGTGGTGAGTTAAAAGCTAAATTAAATATAACTGTACATAAATTTACAGCTACAGCAAAAGCAGCAATTGAGGCTGCTGGTGGTGAAGTTGTTACTTTATAA
- the rpsE gene encoding 30S ribosomal protein S5 → MMQGYKNVERVKPSGLELVDRLVGVQRVTKVTKGGRAFGFSAIVVVGDGNGVVGHGLGKSKDVSSAIAKAIEDAKKNLVRIPILEATLPHEQKGKFGGAKVFLKPASHGTGVIAGGAVRHVLESVGIHDVLSKSQGSSNPHNVVKATFDALLQLRSAASIAKQRGISLEKVFNG, encoded by the coding sequence ATTATGCAAGGTTATAAAAACGTAGAAAGAGTTAAACCAAGTGGACTAGAGCTTGTAGATAGATTAGTAGGTGTACAACGTGTTACTAAAGTTACAAAAGGTGGTAGAGCATTTGGATTCTCTGCAATTGTAGTTGTAGGAGATGGTAATGGGGTTGTTGGTCATGGATTAGGTAAATCTAAAGATGTTTCTTCTGCAATTGCAAAAGCAATTGAAGATGCTAAGAAAAATTTAGTAAGAATACCAATTTTAGAAGCAACTTTACCTCATGAACAAAAAGGGAAGTTTGGTGGAGCAAAAGTGTTCCTTAAACCAGCATCTCATGGTACTGGAGTTATTGCTGGTGGAGCTGTAAGACACGTATTAGAGTCAGTTGGTATTCATGATGTATTATCAAAATCTCAAGGATCATCAAATCCTCATAACGTTGTTAAAGCTACTTTTGATGCATTATTACAATTACGTAGTGCGGCATCAATTGCTAAACAAAGAGGAATTTCTTTAGAGAAAGTATTTAACGGATAA
- the rpsQ gene encoding 30S ribosomal protein S17, which produces MEKRNLRKERIGVVSSSKMEKSIVVSETKRVKHPMYGKFVLKTKKYVAHDEKNDCNEGDTVRIMETRPMSKSKRWRLVEILERAK; this is translated from the coding sequence ATGGAAAAAAGAAATCTTAGAAAAGAGAGAATTGGTGTTGTTTCTAGTAGCAAAATGGAGAAATCTATTGTTGTATCAGAAACTAAAAGAGTTAAGCACCCAATGTACGGAAAGTTCGTATTAAAGACTAAGAAGTACGTTGCACACGACGAAAAGAATGATTGCAACGAAGGAGATACTGTTAGAATCATGGAAACAAGACCTATGAGTAAATCTAAACGTTGGAGATTAGTAGAAATCCTAGAAAGAGCTAAATAA
- the rplP gene encoding 50S ribosomal protein L16, with translation MLQPKRVKYRKVQKGKGNMSGLSGRGSQLSNGMFGIKSIDQNLLTSRQIEAARIAATRHMKREGQLWIKIFPDKPITKKPLEVRMGKGKGAPDHFVAVIKPGRILFEIGGVPLNVAKEALRLAAQKLPVKTKFVIARDFDINA, from the coding sequence ATGTTACAGCCAAAAAGAGTAAAATACCGTAAGGTACAGAAGGGGAAAGGAAATATGTCTGGGTTATCAGGTCGTGGTAGTCAACTTTCTAATGGAATGTTTGGTATCAAATCTATAGATCAGAATCTATTGACTTCTCGTCAAATTGAGGCAGCTCGTATTGCTGCAACTCGTCATATGAAAAGAGAAGGTCAATTATGGATTAAAATATTTCCAGATAAACCTATTACAAAGAAACCTCTAGAGGTTCGTATGGGTAAAGGTAAAGGAGCACCAGATCATTTTGTTGCAGTTATTAAACCAGGTAGAATTTTGTTCGAAATTGGTGGTGTACCACTTAATGTTGCAAAAGAAGCTTTACGTTTAGCAGCTCAAAAACTTCCTGTAAAAACGAAGTTTGTAATAGCAAGAGATTTTGATATTAACGCATAA
- the rplR gene encoding 50S ribosomal protein L18 gives MALSKLQRRARIKRRIRKIISGTATKPRLSVYRSNKEIYAQLVDDVNGVTLASVSSRDKGIKADTKVEAAGSVGKAIAEKASKVGVETVSFDRNGYLYHGRVKVLAEAARESGLKF, from the coding sequence ATGGCATTATCAAAGCTACAAAGAAGAGCTAGAATTAAGCGTAGAATTAGAAAAATTATTTCTGGTACTGCTACTAAACCAAGATTATCGGTTTATAGAAGTAATAAAGAGATATACGCACAACTAGTTGACGATGTAAATGGAGTAACATTAGCTTCCGTTTCATCTAGAGATAAAGGAATTAAAGCAGATACTAAGGTTGAAGCTGCAGGATCAGTAGGTAAAGCTATCGCAGAAAAAGCTTCTAAAGTAGGAGTTGAAACCGTTTCTTTTGATAGAAATGGATATTTATATCACGGTAGAGTTAAAGTATTAGCTGAGGCTGCTAGAGAATCTGGTTTAAAATTTTAA
- the rpmD gene encoding 50S ribosomal protein L30 encodes MAKIKVTQVKSQIGRLQSQKRTLEALGLRRMNQTVVHEATPSIVGMVNTVKHLVSFEEIK; translated from the coding sequence ATGGCAAAAATTAAAGTTACACAAGTAAAAAGTCAAATCGGGCGTCTACAAAGTCAAAAAAGAACTTTAGAGGCTTTAGGTTTACGTAGAATGAACCAAACTGTTGTACATGAGGCAACTCCGTCAATAGTAGGTATGGTAAATACAGTTAAACACTTAGTTTCTTTCGAAGAAATTAAATAA
- the rplN gene encoding 50S ribosomal protein L14 has protein sequence MLQTESRLKVADNTGAKEVLVIRVLGGTRKRYASIGDKIVVAVKSATPNGTVKKGQVSRAVVVRTKKEVRRKDGSYIRFDDNACVLLNPTEEMRGTRVFGPVARELREKQFMKIVSLAPEVL, from the coding sequence ATGTTACAAACAGAATCAAGATTAAAAGTAGCAGATAATACTGGAGCTAAAGAAGTTTTAGTTATTAGAGTTTTAGGAGGAACTAGAAAGCGTTATGCAAGTATTGGAGACAAGATTGTTGTAGCGGTTAAATCTGCAACTCCTAACGGAACTGTAAAAAAAGGTCAAGTATCAAGAGCAGTTGTTGTAAGAACCAAGAAAGAAGTAAGACGTAAAGACGGATCATATATCAGATTTGATGATAATGCTTGTGTACTTTTAAATCCTACAGAGGAAATGAGAGGAACACGTGTGTTTGGACCTGTTGCACGTGAGCTTCGTGAGAAACAATTCATGAAAATAGTATCATTAGCACCTGAAGTGCTTTAA
- the rplE gene encoding 50S ribosomal protein L5: MSYVPRLKAEYKERVIKALTEEFSYKNVMQVPKLEKIVVSKGVGAAIADKKLIDYALEEVTKITGQKAISTMSKKDVASFKLRKGMPIGVKVTLRGDKMYEFLDRLVTASLPRVRDFNGIKANGFDGRGNYNLGITEQIIYPEINIDQVKKINGMDITFVTSANTDKEAKSLLGELGLPFKKN; encoded by the coding sequence ATGAGTTACGTACCAAGATTAAAAGCAGAATACAAAGAAAGAGTTATTAAAGCTCTTACTGAAGAATTCAGTTATAAGAATGTAATGCAAGTACCTAAATTAGAAAAAATTGTTGTTTCTAAAGGTGTTGGTGCTGCAATTGCAGATAAGAAATTAATAGATTACGCTTTAGAAGAAGTAACTAAAATTACTGGTCAAAAAGCTATATCTACGATGTCTAAAAAAGATGTTGCATCTTTTAAATTACGTAAAGGTATGCCAATTGGTGTTAAAGTTACTTTACGTGGAGATAAAATGTATGAATTTTTAGATAGACTTGTTACAGCTTCTTTACCTCGTGTAAGAGACTTTAACGGTATAAAAGCTAACGGTTTTGATGGTAGAGGTAATTACAATTTAGGTATTACTGAACAGATCATTTACCCAGAGATTAATATTGATCAAGTGAAAAAAATTAACGGTATGGATATTACTTTTGTTACATCTGCAAATACTGATAAGGAAGCTAAATCATTATTAGGAGAATTAGGTTTACCATTCAAAAAAAATTAA
- the rplW gene encoding 50S ribosomal protein L23 produces MSILIKPIITEKATNDSELFNRYSFVVDKKANKLEIKNAVESAYGVSISSVKTLNYPIQRNTKFTKKGLVTGIKSGYKKAIVQLAEGESIDFYNNL; encoded by the coding sequence ATGAGTATTTTAATAAAACCTATTATCACGGAAAAAGCAACAAATGATAGCGAACTATTTAATCGTTATAGTTTTGTTGTTGATAAAAAAGCTAATAAATTAGAAATTAAAAATGCTGTTGAATCAGCTTATGGAGTTTCTATATCGAGTGTAAAGACTTTAAATTATCCAATTCAAAGAAATACTAAGTTTACTAAAAAAGGTTTAGTTACTGGTATCAAGAGTGGGTATAAAAAAGCTATCGTTCAATTAGCAGAAGGAGAAAGCATTGATTTTTATAACAATCTTTAA
- the rpsS gene encoding 30S ribosomal protein S19, whose translation MARSLKKGPYVHYKLEKKVLANVEAGNKTVIKTWSRASMITPDFVGQTIAVHNGRQFVPVYVTENMVGHKLGEFSPTRSFRGHAGAKNKGKK comes from the coding sequence ATGGCAAGATCATTAAAAAAAGGACCTTACGTTCACTATAAATTAGAGAAAAAAGTGTTAGCTAATGTAGAGGCTGGTAACAAAACTGTAATCAAAACTTGGTCTAGAGCAAGTATGATTACTCCAGATTTTGTAGGACAAACAATTGCTGTTCATAATGGACGTCAGTTTGTACCAGTATATGTTACAGAAAACATGGTAGGGCATAAATTAGGCGAATTTTCACCAACTCGTTCTTTTAGAGGACATGCTGGTGCAAAAAATAAAGGTAAAAAATAG
- the rplV gene encoding 50S ribosomal protein L22, producing the protein MGVRKKNMADQLKADRKQRAFAKLTNCPTSPRKMRLVADQVRGVEVEKALQILKFSPKEASINLEKLLLSAIANWQAKNEDESIEDAKLFVKSIYVDSAGMLKRLRPAPQGRAHRIRKRSNHVTLELGSKNLSN; encoded by the coding sequence ATGGGAGTTCGTAAAAAAAATATGGCAGATCAGTTAAAAGCAGATAGAAAGCAACGTGCTTTCGCAAAGCTTACTAACTGTCCTACGTCACCAAGAAAAATGCGTTTAGTTGCAGATCAAGTAAGAGGTGTTGAAGTTGAAAAAGCTTTACAAATCTTAAAATTTAGCCCTAAAGAAGCATCAATAAATTTAGAGAAATTGTTATTGTCTGCAATTGCAAACTGGCAAGCTAAAAATGAAGATGAGTCTATCGAGGACGCTAAGTTATTTGTAAAATCTATTTATGTAGATAGCGCAGGAATGTTAAAAAGATTAAGACCAGCTCCTCAAGGGCGTGCACATAGAATTCGTAAGCGTTCTAATCATGTTACTTTAGAGTTAGGTAGTAAAAATTTAAGTAATTAA
- the secY gene encoding preprotein translocase subunit SecY, with translation MNFINRLKDIFSIEELKNKILLTIGLIAVYRFMASVPLPGIDPLQLAALKESTSGGLLGLLNAFTGGAFARASVMALGIMPYISASIVVQLMGIAVPYLQKLQKDGESGRKKITQITRWLTIVITLVQAPTYITAIKTQFGLGPEAFLVSGATFWISSIIILTAGTIFAMWLGERITDKGVGNGISLLITVGIIANFPAAFLQEFVAKTTNAGAGGLMMVLIEIIIWFVVILLTVLLVTAVRKIAVQYARRTVAGSVQNVAGSRDYIPLKLNAAGVMPIIFAQAIMFLPVALAQRFPFMASLQDMHGLGYNVIFALLIIIFSYFYTAITIPTNKMAEDLKRSGGFIPGIRPGKDTADKLDSVLSRITFPGSLFLAALSILPTIVIQFGVQQSWAMFYGGTSLIIMVGVAIDTLQQINSYLLNRHYDGLMKTGNSNRKSNK, from the coding sequence ATGAATTTTATAAATAGATTAAAAGACATTTTTAGTATAGAAGAGTTGAAAAACAAAATTCTTCTTACAATCGGTTTAATTGCTGTATACCGTTTTATGGCATCTGTTCCTCTTCCAGGAATTGATCCATTACAATTGGCAGCGTTAAAAGAAAGTACTTCAGGTGGTCTTTTAGGTTTATTAAATGCATTTACAGGAGGGGCATTTGCTAGGGCGTCAGTAATGGCTCTTGGTATAATGCCATATATTTCTGCTTCTATTGTTGTTCAGCTTATGGGAATTGCTGTTCCTTATTTGCAAAAATTACAAAAAGATGGAGAAAGTGGACGTAAAAAAATTACTCAAATTACTAGATGGTTAACCATTGTTATTACTTTGGTTCAAGCGCCAACTTATATCACAGCTATTAAAACTCAATTTGGTTTAGGACCAGAAGCTTTTTTAGTAAGTGGTGCAACTTTTTGGATTTCATCTATAATTATTTTAACTGCAGGGACAATTTTTGCAATGTGGTTAGGTGAACGTATTACTGATAAAGGAGTCGGTAATGGGATTTCATTATTAATAACTGTAGGTATTATCGCTAATTTCCCTGCTGCATTTTTACAAGAGTTTGTTGCTAAAACAACAAATGCTGGAGCTGGAGGTTTAATGATGGTTTTAATTGAAATTATTATTTGGTTTGTTGTAATTTTATTAACTGTATTATTAGTTACTGCTGTTAGAAAAATAGCAGTTCAATATGCTAGAAGAACAGTTGCAGGAAGTGTGCAAAATGTTGCAGGATCTAGAGATTATATCCCTTTGAAATTAAATGCAGCAGGTGTAATGCCTATAATTTTTGCACAAGCAATTATGTTTTTGCCAGTTGCATTAGCTCAAAGATTTCCATTTATGGCTAGTTTGCAAGATATGCATGGTTTAGGATATAATGTAATATTTGCGTTATTAATTATTATTTTTAGTTATTTCTATACTGCTATTACAATTCCAACGAATAAAATGGCAGAAGATTTAAAAAGAAGTGGTGGTTTTATACCTGGAATTAGACCTGGTAAAGATACAGCAGATAAATTAGATAGTGTTTTATCTAGAATTACTTTTCCTGGATCGTTATTCTTAGCTGCGTTATCTATATTACCAACGATTGTAATTCAATTTGGAGTACAACAAAGTTGGGCTATGTTTTATGGAGGTACATCTTTGATAATAATGGTAGGAGTTGCAATAGATACTTTGCAACAAATAAATTCTTATTTATTAAATCGTCATTATGATGGTTTAATGAAAACAGGAAATAGTAACAGAAAATCGAATAAATAA